The following proteins are co-located in the Candidatus Paracaedibacter acanthamoebae genome:
- a CDS encoding GNAT family N-acetyltransferase — MLETMNRYIHGYVAVPVILSCRERGLFDLLKNKGPLSCESLAHILEANDGHLRVALRMFESLNWIKKDHNGTYTLTLNPETSHFIQSIPQEILSLYKIPTLSLFKNKQHREILSLWLTEFTKPSIEDKLLWIDFFHGAVVVPLLLALKEDYLPKNLSFQEPMHILLKELPSELQQLTIMFFINKGWAEPRENNNIFLTNLGRFLIERAFNMATGASYAPMLGNISELLYGDPKKVFKRDDEGHELHVDRTLNVLSSGFQHERYFADVEDIIISIFNQEPFENQPRYVIDMGCGDGTFLKKIYELICTKTARGKALQQYPIAMIGVDYNQKSLDATETTLQHIPHYTLQGDISDPKRLMNDLKLLGLPDPENCLHVRSFLDHDRPFLAPASKKQTKDRSRIPYQGVYVNTEGKSIAPNIAAQSLVEHFGRWSSIMTKHGLVILEVHSLTPEIVSSYLDENESFHFDAYHAFSMQHLIEADVFLLAAAETGLFPKKEFAKKYPLVFPYTRITLNYLEKRPYTFSNAQPTDLADLVKLEAQCWPEHLRAPEQELNSRLERFPEGQFVIKQEEKIVGVIYTQRITDMHLLSKVRFDQVGTLHDSLGDTLQLLGFNIVPEMQDRGFGDQILEFVLQLAFSKSGIKKIVGVTRCKNYKGNFHIPINEYVQQHIDSPEGIDPILRFHTSHGAKIVNILQTYRPEDIDNQGAGILIEYNPNLQRQDLLNQIKFIEKQSNQDEKKISDNEIFSCILEVLPQRNAVQFSPTKPLREMGFDSLGLLELRTLINQRFGLKLDSTFFFEYGTPALIATQLHNLLSPSLSIDDQKKCIVEKKISDNEIFSCILEVLPQRNAVQFSPTKPLREMGFDSLGLLELRTLINQRFGLKLDSTFFFEYGTPALIATQLHNLLSPSLSINDQKKCIVLHEKIKENPQYGLEPIAIVGMACRLPGNINNIDDYWRVLREGKDAISKAPSNRLELQSSSQFPSEGGYLTDIDKFDPAFFNISPREAELMDPQQRILLEVTWEALEQAGINAKHLHGTKTGVYIGIFSHDYEKLINKAQSAENLDVYYGTGNSASVAAGRLSYVLGLRGPSIAINTACSSSLVAVHLACQSLRQGESQLALAGGVNLILSPELSISFSKSKMLSADGRCKTFDVSANGYGRSEGCGLIVLKRLSQALQDRDNILGIIRSSAVNQDGASNGLTAPNQASQIELINSALGSAHIDPQTISYIEAHGTGTPLGDPIEVKALMETYGLERKIENPLFLGSAKTNIGHTEAAAGIAGLIKVVLALKHQLIPPHLHFTRLNPHIDFGKCDVQIPTQPLPWPTFDESPRRGAVSSFGFSGTNAHVVIEEGPGYILSTQQAKPYYLLALSAKHPNSLKQQLEDLHSHLKGHANLPLEAIAYTLNMGRNHFDYRCAFVVSSIEELQGALEEIKQGKKPNHYLIAKDKISMEQEPIFEEILGRVLEELPEKKSEPSTYYKKLLTLADLYIKGYSIDWEVLHQGEAKQRISLPTYPFLKERYWIEHPQTKEEVRSGSVSEMRVASASFASPSLLESVKEVLYQDEIPSSVKGENTEVINPWCQKLLLHTLQQMGFFDEVSKPYTRTDLRKQLRIILEHERLFFALIDILIRNGWAYEAEEKITLSSQYTEALPSSLEQLEQEKVLLSQEYPELQAYLNLLWTCVKAYPEILRGEKSHMEVMFPGGSIALVEGIYKGSSRADYYNEQTAQAVKAYVRERLKHDPQAAITILEIGAGTGGTSTFVLKALEEFKGSVHYIYTDISLKFLHHGEEKWKQQYPWMSFKRLDIEASPHAQDFSPHSIDLILASNVLHATKRIDATLKNVKELLKANGLLVLNEINERSDFLTLTFGLTEGWWLFEDAQKRIPFSPILTQKQWREELGNLGFYVALMPYEVSEIEEDMEQRVILAESDGVITQDLLELKEVTPRAEHAFRTNSSISTSQSAPSLPLSQYGISVESLIKMPHISQEEVIKFITANLVEAMKKTLKLPSSKIDINKSFSEYGVDSLVSIELINQINTLLKISLRINVLFDHATIVNLSRFILSHHGEKIREDLTEATIGTKKVIEAEVSELSSPKKEKHIKKSPTPPHDNMIEKSMLVTQKKSQNLLQKTERLEPTEDLLSPNIIRPQYFLPDVANKKRQIITSLKFPELIHLNQVSQGQPVFWFHPGLGGVQPYYSLAQSSQRPFYGIQAKGWNTEQSPLRGIQTMAAYYAHIIQSIQPEGPYDLGGYSLGGIIAYEVARQLQEFGQTVSSIVMVDSPDTTVLKHLKFSSKSELLHAANYELMADFAQEQEFEEIVKILIHREEVNATLEDKAFLKQLKQLLKARGLKKTANQLEARLQKKAKVCHLYEVNHFSIQPLANPQEVCCYYFRNKSGLFFGELEPYYASTKNEIPLDLIDHANYWREWENQFPKFYMTDVDSSSHISVFSEPQAYKDIIKFCEDFYSAEGAEESLKVNFRF, encoded by the coding sequence GTCTTGCTCATATATTAGAGGCCAACGATGGTCACTTAAGGGTGGCTTTGCGTATGTTTGAATCCTTAAATTGGATAAAAAAGGACCATAATGGCACCTATACATTAACTCTAAACCCTGAAACATCTCATTTTATTCAATCTATTCCACAAGAAATTTTATCTTTATATAAAATCCCTACGTTATCATTATTTAAAAATAAGCAACATAGAGAAATCTTATCTTTATGGCTCACAGAATTTACTAAACCCTCCATTGAGGATAAGCTTCTTTGGATAGATTTTTTTCATGGCGCTGTGGTTGTCCCGCTCCTTTTAGCCCTAAAAGAAGATTATCTTCCTAAGAACTTGTCCTTTCAAGAGCCTATGCATATCCTTTTGAAGGAGCTACCTTCAGAGCTACAACAACTTACAATCATGTTCTTTATAAATAAAGGGTGGGCTGAGCCGAGAGAGAACAACAATATTTTTTTAACGAATCTTGGGCGCTTCTTAATTGAGCGTGCCTTTAATATGGCTACTGGTGCTTCTTACGCTCCTATGCTAGGGAATATCTCAGAGCTTTTATACGGTGACCCTAAAAAAGTATTTAAAAGAGATGATGAGGGGCATGAGTTGCATGTTGATAGAACTTTAAATGTGCTTTCGAGTGGGTTTCAGCATGAAAGATATTTTGCTGATGTGGAAGATATTATTATTTCAATTTTTAACCAAGAACCTTTCGAAAATCAACCCCGTTATGTAATAGATATGGGATGCGGAGATGGTACTTTCCTAAAAAAGATATACGAGCTTATTTGCACAAAAACAGCGCGAGGAAAAGCTCTTCAGCAGTACCCTATTGCCATGATCGGAGTAGATTATAACCAGAAATCTCTTGATGCAACTGAAACCACTCTTCAACACATTCCCCATTATACTTTACAAGGTGATATTTCAGATCCCAAACGCCTTATGAATGATCTAAAATTATTAGGTCTTCCTGATCCTGAGAATTGTTTGCATGTACGTTCCTTCCTTGATCATGATCGCCCCTTTCTTGCTCCTGCAAGCAAGAAGCAAACAAAGGATCGTTCACGTATTCCGTATCAAGGTGTGTATGTTAACACGGAAGGGAAATCCATAGCACCTAATATTGCTGCGCAAAGTTTGGTAGAGCATTTTGGTCGTTGGTCATCGATTATGACAAAGCATGGCTTAGTTATTTTAGAAGTGCATTCCCTTACGCCCGAGATCGTTTCTTCGTACTTAGATGAAAATGAGAGTTTTCATTTTGATGCCTATCATGCCTTTTCAATGCAACATCTTATTGAGGCAGATGTATTCCTTCTTGCTGCTGCTGAAACAGGTTTGTTTCCCAAAAAAGAATTTGCAAAGAAGTATCCTCTTGTCTTTCCTTATACACGTATCACTTTAAATTATTTAGAGAAAAGACCTTATACCTTCTCAAATGCCCAACCAACAGACCTAGCAGATTTAGTAAAATTAGAAGCTCAATGTTGGCCGGAACATCTTCGCGCACCCGAACAAGAATTAAATTCTCGCTTGGAGCGATTTCCAGAAGGACAATTTGTAATAAAACAAGAAGAAAAAATAGTTGGCGTGATTTATACGCAACGAATTACAGATATGCACTTATTAAGTAAAGTAAGATTTGATCAGGTTGGGACTTTACATGATTCGTTAGGTGATACGCTTCAATTACTCGGATTTAATATTGTCCCAGAAATGCAAGATAGAGGCTTTGGTGATCAAATTTTAGAATTTGTACTGCAATTAGCTTTTTCTAAGAGTGGGATAAAAAAGATAGTAGGGGTGACACGTTGTAAAAATTATAAAGGCAATTTTCATATACCCATAAATGAATACGTCCAGCAGCATATCGACAGCCCTGAAGGGATAGATCCCATTTTACGTTTTCATACAAGCCATGGAGCAAAAATTGTTAACATTTTACAAACTTATAGACCAGAAGATATAGATAACCAAGGGGCTGGGATTTTAATTGAGTATAACCCTAATCTTCAACGCCAAGATTTGTTAAATCAAATCAAATTTATAGAAAAGCAAAGCAACCAAGATGAAAAAAAGATTTCTGATAACGAGATCTTCTCTTGTATCCTAGAGGTACTTCCCCAAAGGAATGCAGTACAATTTTCTCCCACAAAACCTTTAAGAGAAATGGGATTTGATTCTTTAGGATTGCTTGAATTAAGAACTCTCATAAATCAGCGCTTTGGGTTAAAGCTTGATTCCACCTTTTTCTTTGAATATGGTACCCCTGCTTTAATAGCTACGCAACTCCACAATCTTCTATCTCCTTCGCTTTCCATCGATGATCAAAAGAAGTGTATAGTTGAAAAAAAGATTTCTGATAACGAGATCTTCTCTTGTATCCTAGAGGTACTTCCCCAAAGGAATGCAGTACAATTTTCTCCCACAAAACCTTTAAGAGAAATGGGATTTGATTCTTTAGGATTGCTTGAATTAAGAACTCTCATAAATCAGCGCTTTGGGTTAAAGCTTGATTCCACCTTTTTCTTTGAATATGGTACCCCTGCTTTAATAGCGACGCAACTCCACAATCTTCTATCTCCTTCGCTTTCTATCAATGATCAAAAGAAGTGTATAGTTCTGCACGAGAAAATTAAGGAAAACCCACAATATGGCTTAGAGCCTATCGCAATCGTTGGGATGGCTTGTCGATTGCCAGGCAACATTAACAATATTGATGATTATTGGAGAGTCCTAAGAGAGGGGAAAGACGCTATTTCTAAAGCTCCTTCTAACCGCTTAGAATTGCAATCAAGTTCCCAGTTTCCCTCTGAAGGAGGATATTTAACAGACATCGATAAATTTGATCCAGCCTTTTTTAATATTTCTCCTCGTGAAGCAGAATTGATGGATCCTCAACAAAGAATTTTATTAGAAGTTACTTGGGAAGCCTTGGAACAAGCGGGCATTAATGCAAAACATCTCCATGGGACAAAAACAGGTGTTTATATAGGAATTTTCTCCCATGATTACGAGAAATTAATAAATAAGGCCCAAAGCGCCGAAAATTTGGATGTTTATTATGGGACAGGAAACTCTGCATCAGTTGCTGCAGGGCGCCTATCTTATGTTCTTGGTCTACGCGGGCCTTCGATTGCGATTAATACAGCTTGCTCTTCTTCATTAGTAGCAGTCCATTTAGCTTGTCAAAGCCTTCGCCAGGGAGAGAGTCAGCTCGCTCTCGCGGGAGGGGTAAATTTGATTCTTTCTCCTGAGTTAAGTATCTCTTTTTCTAAATCGAAGATGTTATCTGCTGATGGACGATGTAAGACTTTTGACGTTTCTGCTAATGGGTATGGCCGTAGCGAGGGGTGTGGTCTTATTGTCTTAAAAAGGCTTTCTCAAGCACTGCAAGATAGAGATAATATCCTTGGTATTATACGAAGCTCTGCAGTTAACCAAGATGGCGCAAGCAATGGCTTGACAGCCCCCAATCAAGCCTCACAAATTGAACTTATTAACTCAGCGCTGGGCTCTGCTCATATCGATCCCCAAACCATTTCGTACATTGAGGCACATGGAACAGGGACGCCTTTAGGTGATCCCATTGAAGTAAAAGCTCTAATGGAGACATATGGCCTGGAAAGAAAAATTGAAAACCCATTATTTCTTGGTTCTGCCAAAACCAATATAGGTCATACAGAAGCCGCAGCCGGTATAGCTGGCTTGATAAAAGTAGTATTAGCATTAAAACACCAGTTAATCCCTCCCCATTTACATTTTACGCGCTTAAACCCTCACATAGATTTTGGTAAATGCGATGTCCAGATTCCAACACAACCTTTACCGTGGCCAACATTTGATGAATCTCCCCGCCGAGGAGCGGTAAGTTCTTTTGGATTCAGTGGAACCAATGCACACGTAGTAATTGAGGAAGGACCTGGATATATTTTATCAACCCAGCAGGCTAAACCCTATTATCTCTTAGCTTTATCAGCAAAGCATCCTAATTCTTTAAAGCAACAACTAGAAGATCTGCATAGCCATCTCAAAGGTCATGCAAATTTACCTCTGGAGGCAATCGCTTATACCTTAAATATGGGCAGAAACCATTTTGACTATCGCTGTGCATTTGTCGTCTCCTCTATAGAAGAGTTGCAAGGCGCATTAGAAGAAATCAAGCAAGGGAAAAAGCCCAACCATTATTTAATAGCCAAAGATAAAATCTCTATGGAACAGGAGCCTATATTTGAAGAGATTCTGGGTAGAGTATTAGAAGAACTTCCTGAGAAAAAATCTGAACCCAGTACTTACTATAAGAAATTACTTACTTTAGCGGATTTATATATCAAGGGATATAGTATTGATTGGGAGGTATTACACCAGGGGGAAGCTAAACAAAGGATTAGCCTACCCACATATCCTTTCTTAAAAGAACGTTATTGGATTGAGCATCCACAAACGAAAGAAGAGGTAAGATCTGGCTCTGTGTCTGAAATGAGAGTAGCTTCAGCTTCTTTTGCTTCTCCCTCTCTTCTGGAAAGTGTCAAAGAAGTGCTATACCAAGACGAAATCCCTTCTTCCGTTAAAGGAGAAAATACTGAAGTCATCAACCCTTGGTGCCAGAAGCTCTTGTTGCATACCCTGCAGCAGATGGGTTTTTTTGATGAAGTTTCTAAGCCTTACACGAGAACTGACCTAAGGAAACAGTTAAGAATTATTCTTGAGCATGAGCGATTATTCTTTGCATTGATTGATATCCTTATACGGAATGGGTGGGCTTACGAAGCAGAGGAAAAAATAACACTGTCCTCTCAATATACCGAGGCTCTACCTTCATCATTAGAACAATTAGAACAAGAAAAAGTATTACTGAGCCAAGAATACCCTGAGCTGCAAGCCTACCTTAACCTACTTTGGACCTGCGTGAAAGCTTACCCCGAAATCCTGAGGGGTGAGAAATCCCATATGGAGGTTATGTTTCCTGGAGGGTCAATAGCTCTTGTGGAGGGAATCTATAAAGGATCATCTCGAGCAGATTATTATAATGAGCAAACGGCTCAGGCTGTGAAAGCTTATGTTCGTGAGCGTCTTAAGCATGACCCTCAAGCAGCGATTACAATATTAGAGATTGGGGCAGGGACAGGAGGGACAAGCACCTTTGTACTCAAAGCTTTGGAGGAATTTAAAGGCTCTGTTCACTATATTTACACAGATATTTCTCTTAAATTCTTGCACCATGGGGAAGAGAAGTGGAAGCAGCAGTATCCATGGATGAGTTTTAAACGTTTAGATATCGAAGCTTCTCCTCACGCACAAGATTTTTCTCCTCATAGCATTGATCTTATTCTTGCCAGCAATGTTTTGCATGCCACAAAGCGCATAGATGCTACGCTGAAGAATGTCAAGGAATTACTGAAAGCAAATGGCTTGTTGGTGCTCAACGAGATTAACGAGCGCTCAGATTTTTTAACGTTAACTTTTGGTCTTACCGAAGGATGGTGGTTATTTGAAGATGCACAAAAGCGCATACCCTTTTCTCCTATCTTAACCCAAAAGCAATGGAGAGAAGAACTAGGGAATCTAGGCTTCTATGTGGCGCTTATGCCTTATGAAGTATCAGAGATTGAAGAGGATATGGAACAAAGGGTTATTCTTGCCGAAAGTGATGGAGTTATTACGCAAGATTTATTAGAATTAAAAGAGGTTACTCCACGTGCTGAACATGCTTTTAGGACGAACTCTTCAATATCAACAAGCCAATCAGCTCCCTCTCTTCCTTTATCTCAGTATGGAATATCTGTAGAATCACTGATAAAAATGCCTCATATATCTCAAGAGGAGGTCATTAAGTTTATTACTGCCAATCTCGTTGAAGCGATGAAGAAAACTTTAAAGCTACCAAGCAGCAAAATTGACATCAACAAATCCTTTTCAGAATATGGGGTTGACTCTTTAGTGAGTATAGAACTGATTAATCAGATTAATACACTCCTCAAAATTTCCCTTAGAATCAATGTATTGTTTGATCATGCTACTATAGTGAATCTATCGCGTTTTATTCTGTCTCATCATGGAGAAAAAATACGTGAGGACCTTACCGAAGCAACCATAGGGACAAAGAAAGTTATTGAAGCTGAGGTGAGTGAACTGTCCTCGCCGAAGAAAGAGAAACATATCAAAAAATCTCCTACTCCACCTCACGATAATATGATTGAAAAATCCATGTTAGTGACCCAGAAGAAATCGCAGAATCTTTTACAAAAAACTGAAAGGTTAGAACCAACAGAAGACCTTTTAAGCCCGAATATTATACGACCCCAATATTTCTTGCCAGATGTTGCAAATAAAAAAAGGCAAATAATCACATCTCTTAAGTTTCCAGAGCTTATTCATCTCAATCAAGTTTCTCAGGGACAGCCAGTATTTTGGTTTCATCCTGGGCTAGGCGGAGTTCAACCTTATTATAGTCTTGCACAAAGCAGTCAGCGCCCTTTTTATGGAATCCAAGCTAAAGGCTGGAATACAGAACAATCTCCATTACGTGGAATCCAAACAATGGCGGCCTATTATGCTCATATTATACAATCCATACAACCTGAAGGGCCTTATGATTTAGGAGGATATTCTTTAGGAGGGATAATAGCCTATGAAGTTGCTCGTCAATTACAGGAGTTTGGACAAACTGTTTCTAGTATAGTGATGGTGGACTCACCTGATACTACGGTACTGAAACACCTCAAATTTTCTTCAAAAAGTGAGTTATTGCACGCAGCAAACTATGAATTGATGGCTGACTTTGCACAAGAACAAGAATTTGAGGAAATAGTTAAGATTCTTATTCATCGCGAAGAAGTAAATGCTACGTTAGAAGATAAGGCATTTTTAAAGCAGTTAAAACAATTGCTAAAAGCGCGTGGATTGAAAAAAACAGCAAATCAACTGGAAGCAAGACTTCAGAAAAAGGCGAAAGTTTGCCACTTATATGAAGTAAATCACTTTTCTATACAGCCTCTGGCAAATCCTCAAGAAGTATGTTGCTACTACTTCCGCAATAAAAGTGGCTTATTTTTTGGAGAATTAGAGCCTTATTACGCGAGCACGAAGAATGAAATTCCATTGGATCTCATAGATCACGCAAACTACTGGAGGGAGTGGGAAAATCAGTTTCCTAAATTTTATATGACCGACGTAGATTCTTCTAGTCACATCTCAGTGTTCTCTGAGCCTCAAGCTTATAAAGATATTATTAAATTTTGCGAGGACTTCTATTCAGCAGAAGGGGCTGAGGAGTCTTTAAAGGTGAATTTCCGGTTCTAA